TCTTACAGGTGTTTTCTGAAACAGTTTCCTGAAAAGACGTTTTTGTTGGTCCTGGGCACAAAGCGGTAACTGTAACACCTGTTCCTTTTAATTCATTAGCAATCGCCTCTGAAAACGATAGCATATAACCTTTTGAAGCATAATAAATTGCCATTAAAGGCCCTGGTTGAAATGCTGCTAAAGACGACATATTTAAAATCTTTCCTGAACCTCGTTTTATCATACCTTTCAACACCAATTTAGTTAAATGGGTTGTAGTTAAAATATGTACATGCAACATTTCAGATTCGCGTTCCCAATCGGTATCAGTAAAAGAACCAAATAAACCAAAACCTGCATTATTTATTAATACATCTACTGGAGCATTATTAATATCGGCTATAATTTCTTGAGCAATATTAGGTAAGCTTAAGTCTTTAACCAAAGCGACAACCTCAACATTAAACTCTTGTTCTATCTGAGTTTTTGCCTTTGATAAATTTTCTTCATCAACATCTACCAATATTAACTTATAAGCATCTTTTGCTAATAAAAGTGCTAACTCATAACCTAATCCTGATGCTGCTCCTGTTACTAAGGCTGTTTTAATAATTAATTAATTTTAAATTTTTACAAAAATATTAATTTTCATTTATAAAACCCCTGTATATAAAAACCTTTATGAGTTTAATAGTATAAGATTTTATTTGTCTAAACAACTATTTAGAATAAAAAACCACCCAAGCTTATTTAAGCTATAGGTGGTTTTAAATACAAACATATTACTTAAATAACCTAGTTATTTAAATACATCATTAAACCTGAATAATCTCCATAACCTTGCTGAAGTACAATTTTACCATTTTCATCAAAATCATAAGATTCATATAATTTAATAATACCAGATTTTGCTTCTGTAGAATCTGTTGCCGGTAAAGTAACTTCCCATGCTCCATAATAACGAACTGAACCATCTGGTAATTTAGTATCTGGATTTACACCTGGTAAAAAAACTGGAGGATTAGTCACTAATTTAAAATCATATTTTGCTAAAAACGCTTTATCACTATCCTTTGTTTCCTCACTCTGGATCATTACAGAATCTTTTTCAGCTCCAAAATAAGTATTATATGCCACCGCATTATCTGCAAAAACAGAATAATCTAGTGTTTCATTTTCCCAATCTAACAAAGATTTTAAGACTGTTTCAGAATTTTTAGCAAATAACTCGTTTGTTGAATTGTCTGGTGCTTCTTTACAGCCTACAATTAATAAGACTACGCACAACATTGAATACATAATTTTCATAATAGTTATAATTTTGATTAGTTATTAATACTGAAAGGTAATATATTTAATTGAATATGAAATACTTATAAAATAACTTTATTCAATACCATCTATATATTCTTGTAAATAACTAAAACGATCAGTCAATTTTCCATTTTCAGTTATTTTAGCGCGCAGTAAAACACCATCGGCATCATTATTAAAAAATGCAGGAATTACGTGTTTTAAAAACTGCTCACCAAATCCTTCACTTGCATCTTGAGGAAGTTCACATGGTAAATTATCGACTGCCATAATAGTTATAGCTTTGTCATCCTTATAATCTATTTCGGTTTCGGTTTGCGGATTGTAACCATAAACAGGATCTGCTATGGTTGACGCACGTAATGTTGTAGCCACGGGACCATCTACATCACAACTAATATCGGCTACTACTTTTATGTTGAAATCGGGCGACTTCACATCATCTCTTGTGTATAAATATGGCGCTCCATCTCCATAAAAATGACCAGCAATATAATAATCAGTTACTTTAGCGAAGCGCATGAAATTTGATTCATAATCTTTCGGATTATTGAAAAAATCAAAAACATCATCAATCACTTTTCCATCTTTACGTTTATTATAATCTAATACATCTATTTTACAATACACAGGTTCGTTAAACGTATTGGTTAAATAATCGTTAACTGAAACACTTTTAATACCCATAGCATCGAGCATTTCTTGAACGCCGTTTGACACTTTTCCACTTCCAGTTAGTAATATTTTTATGTTTGGTATTTCTAATGTATTTAACTCGTTTATTAATGCTTCTTGATTTAACAAAGATCCTGCTTTGGGCAAATTCCATGTATCGTATTTCAATCCCCATGCCCGGAATCCGTTGAAAGTACCTACGATACCTGCATAGCGTCCGAAACCTATTAAGCGAAATCCTTTTTCGTTAACAATGGTTTCATGGTCATACAACTCGATATTTTTCTCTAAAACGGCTTTTAGTAGTTTTCTATTATAAGGTTGTTTTTTTATAGTATGAGAAAAGAAAAAGTATTTTTTATTAGGAATAAGTGCATCAATAGGCACTTCTTTTACACCTATCATCACATCGCAATCTGAAACATTCTCTACAACTTCAAATCCTTCTGCTTTGTATTGCTCGTCTGAAAACACACGTATGTCTGATGATTCTACTTTAAAAATAGCTTCTGGAAATTGTTTTCTTGCTTCCGCTAATTTTGATGGTGAAAATACCACACGACGATCTGGTGGACTTTTACGCTCTTTTATAATGGCAAATTTAATGTTCATTTGAGAATTATTTACTGACACAATCTGTTTTTGGTATAAATTTTGAACTAAATGTAATAGTTTTGAAGTGGCATACAAAGTTTTTTGATAACTTTGCTGCCCGCGTTAAGGATGGAGGCATTGTTGAAGCTCTCCCGATTTTTTTATCGGGAAGCGACTGCCGAGAGCCTGACCCGATAGGGTAACGCCCTAATAAACTTAATTGATGAGTTCCCGAAATCGAAGATTCATGAATTCATAAATTTAAAATAAAAATTTATGAATAAACAAGTTCGGGATTAATTCAATGACGTAAATTAAAATTTACTATTTCATTAAAATTGGGGTCGACTGGTTTTGACAGCGAGATTAATTGAACGGTAAGCACGTCGTGTAATGACATTGAAACACGTTAAAGGCTAGATCAAATTTTAAACGGCGAGAATAACTACGCTTTAGCTGCATAATCCGAATTACAGTAGGATTGGCCTAGGTACACAAGGTGTACAAGCTTTATGTCTCCAGAAAGCCTTGGTTAACGGCGTTCTATTTTGAGGCATCGTAAATGTTAACATAGATTGGGCAGTGCTTCGATGCCCTTTTGAAACTAAAGAAGCTAAGTTATAAGTAGGTTGTCTTTAACCAGCTTATAATCGAAAACACA
The nucleotide sequence above comes from Flavobacteriaceae bacterium HL-DH10. Encoded proteins:
- a CDS encoding NAD(P)-dependent oxidoreductase, whose product is MKFAIIKERKSPPDRRVVFSPSKLAEARKQFPEAIFKVESSDIRVFSDEQYKAEGFEVVENVSDCDVMIGVKEVPIDALIPNKKYFFFSHTIKKQPYNRKLLKAVLEKNIELYDHETIVNEKGFRLIGFGRYAGIVGTFNGFRAWGLKYDTWNLPKAGSLLNQEALINELNTLEIPNIKILLTGSGKVSNGVQEMLDAMGIKSVSVNDYLTNTFNEPVYCKIDVLDYNKRKDGKVIDDVFDFFNNPKDYESNFMRFAKVTDYYIAGHFYGDGAPYLYTRDDVKSPDFNIKVVADISCDVDGPVATTLRASTIADPVYGYNPQTETEIDYKDDKAITIMAVDNLPCELPQDASEGFGEQFLKHVIPAFFNNDADGVLLRAKITENGKLTDRFSYLQEYIDGIE
- a CDS encoding SDR family oxidoreductase → MIKTALVTGAASGLGYELALLLAKDAYKLILVDVDEENLSKAKTQIEQEFNVEVVALVKDLSLPNIAQEIIADINNAPVDVLINNAGFGLFGSFTDTDWERESEMLHVHILTTTHLTKLVLKGMIKRGSGKILNMSSLAAFQPGPLMAIYYASKGYMLSFSEAIANELKGTGVTVTALCPGPTKTSFQETVSENTCKNKITFNMAGAQEVAFYGYKAMKKGKVYAIPGSFNKFLATLPRFITRNAATNIVRRIQAKNRAD